The following proteins are encoded in a genomic region of Ictalurus furcatus strain D&B chromosome 6, Billie_1.0, whole genome shotgun sequence:
- the tbr1b gene encoding T-box brain protein 1b has protein sequence MQLEHCISPALALSKKCLSVGSGYPNSEGSDLALHGHPITSARDNLERSSPLKKNSAGMTNQSEADNFADSKDSSGDVQRGKLSPALDGVADIRHNFDGSAGERYLLSQSSQTQPLAASPAAMFPYPSQHGPAHPAFSIGSPSRYMAHHPVITNGAYNSLLSNTSPQGYASAGYPYAQQYGHAYQGAAFYQFSSAQAGLIPGKAQIYLCNRALWLKFHRHQTEMIITKQGRRMFPFLSFNISGLDPTAHYNIFVDVILADANHWRFQGGKWVPCGKADTNVTGNRVYMHPDSPNTGAHWMRQEISFGKLKLTNNKGASNNTGQMVVLQSLHKYQPRLHVVQVNEDGTEDTSQPGRVQTFTFPETQFIAVTAYQNTDITQLKIDHNPFAKGFRDNYDTVYTGCDIDRLTPSPGESPRSQLMPSARYAAMPGSFLQDQFVSSYAKSRFHPGVGGAPGTDRGVPLGNSLLSPQQTDETAVGSPQRWFVTPANNRLDFAASAYDAAAAADLAGNAATLLSYAAAGVKTLPLPAAGCSNRALGYYGEATAWGARTPPQYCGKSGAVLPCWPSNSVPGRAAAAGYLVGLDEGDPAAPERSPLGANDDAKPKDLSESSWIETPSSIKSIDSSDSGIFEQAKRRRISPSATPVSETASPLKSEMLTPRECEKNCSKDIGYYSFYSHS, from the exons ATGCAGCTCGAGCACTGCATCTCGCCAGCTCTCGCGCTCTCCAAGAAATGTTTGAGTGTGGGCAGTGGCTACCCAAACTCAGAGGGTTCTGATCTCGCCTTGCACGGCCATCCTATTACATCTGCTCGTGACAACCTGGAGAGAAGTTCACCCCTGAAAAAAAACTCCGCTGGGATGACGAATCAGTCAGAGGCGGACAATTTTGCCGACTCTAAGGACTCGTCGGGAGACGTGCAGAGAGGCAAACTCTCTCCAGCGCTCGACGGAGTCGCTGACATTCGTCACAACTTCGATGGATCTGCTGGAGAAAGGTATCTCCTGTCACAGTCCAGCCAAACTCAGCCTCTCGCCGCCAGCCCCGCCGCCATGTTCCCCTACCCCAGCCAGCATGGACCAGCGCACCCGGCCTTTTCCATCGGAAGCCCGAGTCGCTACATGGCGCATCATCCTGTCATAACGAACGGAGCTTACAACAGTTTGCTGAGTAACACTTCCCCACAGGGCTACGCGAGCGCCGGCTACCCGTATGCACAGCAGTACGGCCACGCGTACCAAGGCGCTGCTTTCTACCAGTTCAGCTCGGCACAGGCCGGACTGATCCCGGGTAAAGCGCAAATCTACCTGTGCAACAGGGCGCTATGGCTCAAGTTTCATCGACATCAGACCGAGATGATTATAACCAAGCAAGGGCG GCGAATGTTCCCATTTTTAAGTTTCAACATATCCGGCCTGGACCCGACAGCTCACTACAACATTTTTGTTGATGTGATTCTGGCGGACGCGAACCACTGGCGTTTTCAGGGAGGGAAATGGGTTCCATGCGGCAAAGCGGACACCAATGTGACAG GAAACAGAGTGTACATGCACCCAGATTCTCCCAACACGGGCGCGCACTGGATGCGCCAAGAGATTTCGTTTGGAAAATTGAAGTTAACGAACAACAAAGGAGCCTCGAACAACACAGGACAG ATGGTGGTGCTTCAGTCACTGCATAAATACCAGCCGCGGCTTCACGTGGTGCAGGTGAACGAAGACGGAACGGAGGACACGAGCCAACCTGGCCGCGTGCAGACCTTCACCTTCCCCGAAACTCAGTTTATCGCTGTCACGGCCTATCAAAATACCGAT aTTACACAGCTAAAAATTGACCATAATCCATTTGCAAAAGGATTCCGGGACAATTATGACAC CGTCTACACAGGTTGCGACATTGATCGCTTGACGCCGTCCCCGGGTGAGTCTCCGCGCTCTCAGCTCATGCCGAGTGCGCGCTACGCCGCTATGCCGGGCTCCTTCCTGCAGGACCAGTTTGTCAGCTCGTATGCCAAGTCCCGCTTTCACCCTGGCGTCGGTGGCGCTCCTGGCACGGACCGCGGAGTCCCGCTCGGCAACAGCTTGCTTTCGCCGCAGCAAACCGACGAGACCGCGGTGGGCTCCCCGCAGCGCTGGTTCGTCACCCCGGCCAACAACCGACTGGACTTCGCTGCCTCGGCGTACGACGCTGCCGCCGCGGCCGATCTCGCGGGCAACGCGGCCACGCTGCTCTCGTACGCGGCCGCCGGAGTCAAAACTCTCCCACTGCCCGCGGCCGGCTGCTCTAACCGAGCCCTGGGCTACTACGGCGAGGCGACGGCGTGGGGAGCGCGCACTCCGCCTCAGTACTGCGGTAAATCCGGTGCTGTGCTCCCCTGTTGGCCCTCCAACTCAGTCCCTGGCCGGGCGGCGGCTGCGGGTTACCTGGTCGGTCTGGACGAGGGCGACCCTGCCGCTCCAGAGAGATCCCCGCTGGGCGCAAACGACGACGCCAAACCCAAGGACCTGTCCGAGTCCAGCTGGATAGAGACGCCCTCCTCAATTAAGTCGATCGACTCGAGCGATTCGGGCATTTTCGAGCAAGCCAAGCGGAGGAGGATCTCTCCATCTGCCACGCCGGTTTCAGAAACAGCATCACCGTTAAAGTCTGAAATGCTGACGCCCAGGGAGTGCGAGAAGAACTGCTCCAAGGACATTGGCTACTACAGCTTTTATTCACACAGTTAG